DNA sequence from the Pedobacter schmidteae genome:
TTTTACTGCGCGACCTAAAACTACCAATACAGCGATTGAAACCAGGATAATCAAAGCAATACCGGCAATAGAAAAGTTAGAAACTTCATCTGAACCTGCACCTGCTACTGCCTCACCTGCTGCAGCCTCTTTTTTAGGTTCGCCAGCTTTAGCGTAAGCAATTACATTTTTAATCTGCTCGTCAGTTAAAGTAGGAAAGGTAGTCATCTCAGCAGGAGAGAACTTCGCAGCCTCAATTGCCGTTTTATCACCAGCATCTACCAGCGACTTCCAGTTCCTGATCCATTTGATGGCAAAAGCTTCATCTAGCTCGGTCAGTTTAGGTGTCAATGCCGGGCCAGTACTGTTACGGTCTAATTGGTGACAAGAAGCACATTTATCTTTAAATATTTTTCTTCCCTCCACTACATCTTGTGCTTGTGTTGCAGAAACGATTAAAACAGATAGAGCCGTAAACATGAACGCCGACTTCCAAACTCTTCTAATGATCAATGAGATATCCCTCATAATGAGTATTTTATGCTATTTTTTAAAAAACTTTATAACCGTAATTGATGTTTAAACTCCAGGTCTTCACCAAAACGTCCACAAAAGTAAAATTTATTAACGTACCAATGACAAAGAAATGACAGTAAATACAATTTATAATCAATCTAAACAATGGTCTTTTTAGGCTTTAAACATAGAAAATCACCAATTTCCTAAGAAATTGGTGATCAACTTAACGCCATATCCGATTAGCGGATTTGCAATTTTAAATTACATTTTTAATATCCATGCAAATATCAACGGAGCCACAATGGTCGCGTCAGATTCTACAATAAATTTAGGTGTATGTATATCCAGTTTACCCCAGGTAATCTTTTCATTAGGCACCGCTCCTGAATAAGAACCATAAGAAGTCGTTGAATCAGAAATCTGGCAGAAATAGCTCCAGAATGGAATATTAGGCATTTCCATATCCTGATAAAGCATAGGCACCACACAAATCGGGAAATCACCCGCTATACCACCACCAATCTGGAAAAACCCGATACCTTTACCCGAGCTGTTCGCAATATACCAGTCGGCTAGCCAGCCCATATACTCAATACCGCTTTTCATTGTCGTGGCTTTGATTTCAGACTTCATCACATAAGAAGCAAAGATGTTTCCCATGGTTGAATCTTCCCATCCCGGTACCACAATCGGCAAATTCTTCTCTGCCGCAGCCAACATCCAAGAGTTTTTCGGATCAATTTCATAATATTGCTCCAAATCGCCACTTAGCAACATCTTATACATAAACTCATGCGGAAAGTAACGCTCACCGGCAGTATCTGCATCTTTCCATATTTTATGAATATGCTTTTGCAACCTTCTGAAAGCCTCTTCTTCAGGAATACAGGTATCGGTAACCCTGTTGTAATGATTCTCCAATAAATCCCATTCATCCTGCGGACTCAAGTCGCGATAATTAGGAACACGTTTATAATGGGAGTGCGCAACAAGATTCATGATATCTTCTTCAAGATTGGCACCTGTACATGAAATGATAGAAACTTTATCCTGACGGATCATCTCGGCCAACGAAATACCCAATTCAGCAGTACTCATCGCTCCTGCCAGGGTAATCATCATTTTACCACCTTCATCTAAATGTGTTTCATATCCTTTAGCGGCATCCATCATAGCTGCTGCATTAAAATGGAGGTAATTGCGCTCCATAAACTGAGATATCGGTCCTCTTGTTGTACTCATTTTAATCTAATTTTGTTGCGGCAAAAATAGGTAATTATTATTATTCAAAGCCATTTGGCCTTAAAGTTGTTACCAAACGTTTATTATTAAATCCTTTCCCCTATTTTAGGCCGATGAAGAAACTTCCAATCTGTACCCTTTTTGTTTTAATCACCATAAATGCAGTTGCACAAAAGAAACTTATAGAGCGATATTTATCTAACAAAACGGACACCCTGCGCAGGCCAAGCTTTATGCCTGTTCCTATTTTACGTTATTCACAGGAAATCGGTCTGGAATTAGGTGCAGGACTACTTTACTCTACGTATTTAGACCGAAAAGACCTGGGCAACCGGAGCTCCAACTTCTCCGGTATCATTTCCGCATCTACCAAAGGGCAATACAACATATCGTTAAAAAGCGACATCTGGACAAAAAACAACAGGCATCACTACATCGCCGAACTACGCCTCAGGAAAATGCCTTTCGACTTCTATGGCATAGGCAACAATACACAGGAGATCGACAAAGATCGGTTGGTACAGGACTATATTAAATTTATGGTAGAGGCCGAAAAACGATTCTGGCCCAATATGTATACAGGTTTTTCAGTAGGCTTTGAAAATTATCATTTTAAAGATAAAGAGACCGGCGGCATTTTTACAACCGATCCGTCAATTCTACATAAAGTAGGCGGATCGGTAGTCTACGCAGGAATTTCGCAATCGTACGACACCAGAAATTCCGCAAATTATACCACCAAAGGCATGATGGCCAAGGCATCTATTCAATATGCGCCCGATTTTTGGGGAGGTGAAAACTTTACGGGTACGCTTATTAAAGCCAACATCCGCAGTTTCTGGTCGCTGTCACCAAAGTTCGTCATTGGCGTAAATGGACTTTTCCATACGGTACAGGGTCAAAATATACCTTTTTACCTATTGCCTCAAATGGGCAATGACGAAATGATGAGAGGGTATTATACCGGTCGCTACCGTGACAGAAATTTATTAGCCGCTCAGGCCGAACTTCGATACCGGTACAATAACCGCTTTGGTGCAGCCATATTTGGCGGAACAGGTCAGGTATTCGCTAATGGTGGCTTTGCCACCAAAAATTTCAAACCCTCCTACGGAGCCGGAGGCCGGTACTTCTTCGATCCTGAAAAAGGATTAAGTATGCGTGTAGATTATGGCATCGGCGAAAAACGAGCCAACGAAAAACGACAGACTGGTTTTTACATCACTCTGGCCGAAGCTTTTTAAAGCTCAGGCCTACAGAAACTAAAACTTGATTTTAAAGTGCTCTTTAACCTGGCCTTTTCTAAAATATACCAATCCTATCCAGAACAAATCAATGGTTACCGTTACCTCAGGGTGGTTTTTAATCTCCTCCCAGGCCTCTTTCATCCCCTTACTCCAGTAAATATCATCAAATATCAATAGGCTTCCTTCATGTATTTTAGGCAGGCACCAGTTAAAATAATTTAAAGTTGCTTCTTTTCTGTGGTTACCATCAATGTAAACAAAATCCAGTTGTTCTTTGGCCGCAATTACATCAGGCAACAAATTATCAAAATTACCCACCTGCAGCTCAACATTACCCAATTCCAATTCCTGAAAATTTCGATAAGCTACTTTTGCCGTTTCAGGGCAACCTTCTATGGTAATTACTTCAGCTTCGGGACAGGCCTTGCTCAGGTAAGCGGTTGTAATCCCCAAACAAGTACCCAACTCAATAATACTGGCCGGATGAGCATTTTTGGCCAAACGGTAAATTAACTGCGCCAATGCCGGACTTTTCAATGCATTTTTTGCAATTTCCTTCACCTTTTTGGTCCGGTTTTTATTCAAATGAGAACCCGCACCAAGGTCTGTCACATGGACTAAAGAATCGTCATTGAAAAGTTTTTTTCGCTGCCTCTCAATGCTTTTATAGTCAATTTTGGACTTAAAATCGTAAATTACCTCATCGGTAAGTTTATATACAAATGGGGAATGCGTACCGTGCCTGCTTTTGGCAGTCAGACGATGCTTTAAGAAATCACCGATAAAATTAAAAACCATAGCCACAAAAATAGGCATTCAAATTTGCATGTTTAATGGAAAATAATAAAGAAATAAATGCATTGATAAAACTGCTTGATGATCCTGACCAGGAGGTATTTCAACAGGTAGAAAAACGCCTGCTTGAATATGGCCCTCAGGTTGTTGATTTCCTGGAAACAGAATGGGAACATTCGCTTGACACCCTACTTCAGGAACGCATCGAGAATATTGTTCACAAAATCCAATTTCAAAGTGTAAGAGAAGACCTCAATTTATGGTATCAGAGTGGAGCGTTCGACCTGCTGCAAGGCGCACTGGTGATCAACCGCTATCAATATCCCGACCTGGACGAACAAAAGCTCATTCTACAGATAGAGGAAATAAAACGCGAAATATGGATGGGATTACAATATGAAATGAGCTCCATCGAAAAAATCAAGCTCATTAATCATGTGTTCTATAATGTTTATGGCTTTAGCGGCAATACTAAAAACCATCACGACCCTCAAAATTCTTATATCAGTCAGGTGCTGGAAAGTAAAAAAGGAAACCAAATCTCGTTGGCTATCATTTATTCCACCCTTGCGCAAAAACTGGACATTCCAGTTTATGGCGTAAATCTTCCACAACACTTTATACTCGGCTATATTGACGAGAGCAAACGCGAAGACCATGAATTTGGCGTATTGTTTTATATCAACGCCTTTAATAAAGGCGCCATCTTTGGAAAACACGACGTGGATCAATTTCTTCGTCAGCTGAACCTCGATCCTCTCCCAGGCTTTTATGCGCCGTGTAGTAATGTCGAAATCATCAGAAGGATTATCCGCAATCTCGTTTCGGCTTACGAAAATCTGGGATCTACAGAAAAGGTAGAAGAGCTGAAACAGCTACAAGAAATCCTGAGCGGCGACAATCTATAAAAATTTATTGGCTTTCATCCAGGCTCCAAGCGCCTTGAACCAATCCTCGGTAGTGGTCTTATTTTTTAAACCAAAGCCATGTCCACCGCCTTGATAAATATGTAACTCTGCTTTTACACCTGCTTTCACCAGGGCCTGATTAAACAAAATGCTGTTTTCTACCGGAACCGCTTTATCATCGTTCGCATGTACCAGAAAAGTCGGCGGGGTTTGAGCATTTATGCCTAATTCATTTGAAAAATACTTTACCTTTTCTTCCGACGGCGCTGTACCTATAAGATTTTTCTTCGATCCGCCATGGGTAGCAGAACCAAAAGTAATTACAGGATATATAAGAATAGAAAAATCGGGTCTTAAACTGATTTGCTTTTCATTGGCTATCTTCACATCGTTGTAATGAACAGTTAAGGAAGAGGCCAGGTGCCCGCCGGCCGAAAACCCCATTATACCTATCCTGGCAGGGTCTATCTTCCATTTACCCGCATTGGAGCGAACCATGTATATGGCCTGCTCCGCATCTTGCAGAGGGCCAAAGGCAGGATCGGTCATGATTTGATCGGAGGGCAAACGATATTTTAGGACGAAAGCCGTTACCCCAATTTCATTAAATCTTTTGGCCACATCGTATCCCTCGTGGGTAATCGCTAAAATACTGTATCCACCTCCGGGACAAATGATCACTGCTGCACCATTAGCTTTTTCCCTGGCCGGTAAAAAAACACTAAGCGTAGGTTGCGAAACTTTGCTTACCCTGCTTATGCCATCGGCACCAGTTGCCACGTTTTCAACATAGTCTACAGGTATACTTTTGGCATCCGGGATCGCTCCCGGATACAAATTAATCACCTCCTGTGCGTCCGACACCAAACTCCCGGTAGATAATAAAACCATTATACATGCGATTACGTGATTCTTCATTTTAGAACTCCATTAAATATGCTTTCAAAAAGTCATTCAGCTCACCGTCCAATACAGCCTGCGGGTTTGACGACTGAAAGTTTGTCCGGTGATCTTTTACCCTGCGGTCGTCCAGCACATAACTTCTGATCTGCGACCCCCATTCAATTTTCTTTTTATTCCCCTCAATCAATGCTGTAGCTTCCATCCTTTTACGCATTTCTGCCTCGTACAATTGAGATTTCAGCAAACGGATTGCATTTTCTTTATTCTGCAGCTGCGATCTCGATTCCTGATTTTTTATAATGATACCCGATGGCTTGTGGTATAAGCGTACCGCGGTTTCAACCTTATTTACATTTTGTCCACCCGCACCACCCGAGCGAAAAGTTTCAAACTCAATCTCCGAATCTTTTACCTCTATCTCGATGGTATCATCTACCAAGGGATAAACATATACCGATGCAAATGAAGTATGCCTGCGGGCATTAGAATCAAAAGGCGAAATACGGACCAACCGATGTACGCCATTCTCCCCCTTTAAATATCCGTAAGCAAACTCTCCCGAAAACTGAAGGGTAACAGTTTTTACCCCCGCAATCTCCCCTTCCTGGTAATCCTGCTCTGTAATTTTATATCCATTCTTTTCTCCCCACATCAAGTACATCCGCATCAACATATATGCCCAATCGCAACTTTCGGTACCACCCGCCCCTGCAGTAATCTGCATTACGGCCGGCAATTGATCTTCCTTATTTTTGAGCATATTTTTTAGCTCCAGATCTTCAATTGCTTTCAGACAAAGCGCATATTGCTCCTCCATTTCTTCCTCAGTAGCATCTCCGCTTTGTAAAAAATCAAAAAGCACCTGTGTATCCTCCAATAGCGCGTTGGCTTTTTGCCAGGCATCGGTCCATACTTTTTTAGAATTGATTTCAGCAATATGTTTTTCTGCCTTTTTAGGATCATCCCAAAAGTTGGGTTGCAGGGTAAGTTCCTGCTCTATACGAATATCTTCCAGTCGGTTTTCGACGTCAAAGATACCTCCTCAGCGACGCTACTCTGTCCCTTAAATCCTGAATTTGTTCTTTTGTCATAACCACAAATATAGGATATAAAATAAAACAGGCCATATCAATTTAAATGATACGGCCTGTTTATAAAATTATGCTGTTCCCTTAGTTAAAAAGTCCCTTCAGTTTATCCATTATTCCATCGTCCTTACCATCTCCATTTACATCTGTCTTTTCAGTAAACATCCTGGTCACGTCGGAAAGGTCAAACTTCCCATCCGGACCTGAAACTTTACTAATTACATCCTGAATATTGAAAGAGCTATCATTGGGATCATTCGTTTTATTAACCAGTTTTCCTACAATCGACGGAATAACCGAAGCCGCAATATTTTTAGCGGTGTCCATATTAATGCCCATAGCGGCAAGTTTATCTGTAAAACCCGATGCTGCCTCTTGGGCAACCGCGCTACCTTCGGCATTGCCTCCTTTAAAAGCATCTACCAGATTACCGATATTTCCTGATGACAATTGTTGTTTGAGCGCGTCAATAATAGAACCCGAAGCCGCAGAAATGGCCGCCTCATTTTTTTCGTTCGGCACTTCACTATTGTTCACAATAGCATCCTGAACATTTTCCTTTACCAATTGATTTAAATTTTCTAACATAGGTGTTTTTTTAAAGGTTTTACTATCTTGTATCGTTGATTAAATATAACATTTTTTTACTATGCTTCCTACAATAAATTTCACAGAAACCTCTGCGTATAAATACCTTGCCGACCATTTCATCGACATCAACAAGAAAAGTCTGAAAGAACTTTTTGCTGAAGATGAAGGCCGCTTTGAGAAGTTTTCCCTGCTATTTGAAGATATCCTTGTTGATTATTCAAAAAACAGAATTGACGATACCACCATTGCCTTGCTGATACAACTGGCCAGGGAGTGTAAGCTCGACGAAGCCATTAAGGCGATGTTTGAGGGAGAAAAAATCAACCAAACAGAAGGCCGGCAAGTACTTCACATTGCTTTACGCAACCAAAGCAATCAGGAGATTCTTGTTGACGGCAAAGATGTAATGCCTGAAGTAAACAAAGTGCTGGATAAAATGGAGAAGTTTAGTAACCAGGTGATTTCCGGTAATTGGAAAGGTTACACCGGAAAGGCAATTACCGATGTAGTGAATATTGGTATCGGAGGTTCTGATCTGGGCCCCGTTATGGTTACCGAGGCCTTAAAAGCATATAAAAACCACCTCAATATGCATTTTGTTTCCAACATCGATGGAACACATATTGCCGAAACCCTAAAAAAAGTCAATCCGGAAACCACACTTTTCCTGATCGCATCCAAAACATTTACCACCCAGGAAACCATGACCAATGCCAATACGGCACGTGACTGGTTCTTGGAAAACGGGGCTAAAAAAGAAGATATCGCCAAACACTTTGCAGCCTTATCAACCAATGCAAAGGATGTATCGGCTTTTGGTATTGATACCGACAACATGTTCGAATTCTGGGATTGGGTTGGTGGCAGATACTCCTTATGGAGTGCCATAGGCCTGCCTATTGCCCTCAGCATAGGATATGACAATTTTAAACAATTACTGGCCGGGGCCCATGCTGCAGATCAGCATTTTGAAAGCGCCGAATTCGAAATCAATATACCGGTAATACTGGCCTTGATTGGTGTATGGTATATCAATTTCTTTGATGCCGAAACCCAGGCTATCCTTCCTTACGATCAATACATGCACCGTTTTGCCGCTTACTTCCAGCAAGGCGATATGGAAAGTAATGGAAAACATGTAGATCGCAACGGAAATGATGTGGCATACGAAACCGGTCCTATCATCTGGGGCGAACCCGGAACCAATGGCCAACATGCCTTCTATCAGCTCATTCACCAGGGTACACGCATCATACCATGCGATTTTATTGCCCCCGCCCAAAGCCTTAATCCCATAGGAAACCATCATCCTATTCTACTTTCTAACTTCTTTGCGCAAACCGAAGCGCTGATGAACGGAAAAACCAAAGAACAGGTGGTTGCTGAACTCAAAAAAGAGGGAAAATCAGATACAGAGATAGAAAAACTGGCTCCTTTTAAAGTATTTGAAGGCAACAGGCCAACCAATTCTATCCTGTTGAAAAAAGTAACTCCTTTTAGCCTTGGAAACCTGATTGCCATATATGAACACAAAATATTTGTACAGGGCATCATCTGGAATATTTTCAGTTTCGATCAATGGGGTGTAGAACTAGGGAAACAACTGGCAAAAAGCATCTTACCAGAACTGGATGGCGATGCAATGGTAAGCTCACATGATGGCTCTACAAATGGACTTATCAACCAGTACAAGGGCTGGAGGTAAACAAAATGTTACTTAATTCGTCATTAGTGAATTAAACTTTTTAAAACTTATTTTGTTCTAACACAATAAATTAAACAAAAGAAACCTGCATAATTTATGGAAATTACTTTATGCAGGCATCTTATTGTTATAAGAACAATAAAATGATCTTTTAATTTATAAAAAGCTTAAAAAACACACTTATGAAGACAATTAGAAATATTTTTATAGCAGCATCACTACTCTTTACCATTCAGGTAAATGCACAAACTGATAAAGAGACAACTATAAGGATCATCAACAATCAAAACTTTGTGTTCAATGCCACTTCCGCAATGCCTATGGCAAATTATGAAGTAAACAAAGTATTGAGCAGGTTACCAGGCGGTGGCGGAGGTGGAATGATCCAGCTCACTGGCTCGCAATATCAATTGACTGTAACCAAGGATAGCATTGAGGCTTATCTTCCTTACTATGGGAGGGCATATACTGCAACCATGAATCCGGATGATTCGGGCATTAAGTTCAAATCCAAAGATTTTAAATACAAAGCCGACAAAAAGAAAAAAGGAGCCTGGATCATGACCATGAATTTTAAGGACACCAAAGACGCGCAATCTATGACCTTAAATGTTTCAGAAAATGGTTATGCTACACTGAATGTCAACAGCAATAACAGGCAACCCATATCATTTAATGGCTACCTGAGCGAGCCTAAGGAAAAAAAGAAATAAAGTCGAGATGACAAGTTACATAAAAAAGCAGCCGTATAAATTATACGGCTGCTTTTTTATGCTTTATTTTTTTGCCATTACTTTTTAGGCTGCAGTTTCACTTCAAACATATGTGGCCATTTCTTGCCGGTTACAAACAGTCTTTTTCCAGCCTTATCCCAGGCAATCCCATTTAGCACATTATTTGCTTTGGCATCTTCATCTTTAAAATAATCTGCAGGTAGTAAGCCCGAAAAATCAATCTGCTTTTCAATCACACCTGTCTTAGGGTCAATCACCACGATAATATTTTTGGTATACACATTGGCATAAATCTTCCCATCGATATATTCCAGTTCATTCAAGGCATCTACCGGCCCGTTATTGTCATATACCACAATTGAACTTTCTTCCTTGTAAGTATCCTTGTTCAGGAACCATATTTTATTGGTACCATCTGATTTGATCAATTGATTGCCATCAAAACAAAGGCCCCAGCCCTCCATACTTGCCTGATAAGGAAAGGTAGATAACTGTTTAAACGATTTGGCATCAAATACCAACCCCAAACGGTCCCTCCAGGTCAACATCACTACTTTATCACCCACCAGGCTCGATCCTTCCCCAAAATATTTGTCATCCAGTTTAATCTGTTGTAAAACTTTTCCCGATTTTATATCCACCCAGCGCAAGGTAGAATGTTGTTCCTGCCCGGTACTTTCTAAAAACCGTCCACCATGGTATTCCAGTCCTTGTGTGTAGGCCGAGGTATCATGAGGCATGGTATTTACCACCTGATAACCATACAGCGCTGGCCTTACAGCCGACTTAAGCTCTATATTTATCGTTAAAGTGTCTTTGGTTACTCCATTATCAACAATCGCAGTAATCAACTTATAGCCCAACGAAAGTCCGGATGTAGCAATCGTAATTCCTTCGGCATTATCCTTCTTCCCAACTTCTTTCCCATCAACAAGGTAAGTTGCCCCGGTTATTTTTGCTCCTTCAGAAACGTCCAGGGCAACCTTCACCTCATCCCCAAGCCCAAAAGCCTGACCTTGTTCGGGCAATTTAAAAGAAAAAGCAGGGGATGTCGACTTCTCTTTACAGGAAATCATAAACAATAAACTAAATAACAAACCTATAACAGGCATCGTGCTACTATATGTATTTTTAACTTGGCCAAAATGCATCTTCAATATGATTAATTTTATAAAGGTGTTTATTTTCGAAAACAATTGCAATAATATCAAAACGAATCTCGCCCTGATGCCGGGTCATTTCGATATAAGCTGATGAGGCAAACTCCAGTTGCTTCTCTTTCTTATAGCTCACAAAATCTTCTGGATGGCCATACTCAACAGAGCTTCGTGTTTTCACTTCCACAAAAATAATTGTTCCCTGCTGATCAGCGATCAGGTCAACTTCTGCCCTTCCACATCTCCAATTAGTATGCATGATCCGGTATCCCAGGTTTTCCAGATAAGCTGCTGCTATCTCTTCTCCTCTTTTACCCAAATCGTTGTGTACTGCCATGTTTACTTCAAGATTGTAATGCCTAGGTGTTTAGATATTTCTCTTTCGACCGCCTTCATTGTTACAAACCTTTGCATCAGGATCTCGAGGTTTACAGGGTCAGCTTCCGCTTTAATCTCATTAGAAATATTAGTCAATATTCCGGCTATCTTTGTTTTTTTCAGATGAAACAGCCCACCCAAAATAGTGGCTTTCAGATTTACGGTTTCATCTCTTACGTAAATATTATGTTTATTTTCCCAATTCTCGCTCAGGATATAAGGTGATGTAGAAAGCGTAATGGCCAGTTCGGCTATCTGCCGGTCCCGACTATTGATAAATTGACTGGCTACAGGCAAATGCCCATTTTCAATCTCTTCCCTGTAATTTTCAATAATGCTGTTACAAAGCTTATCTTCAAATACCACGTCTGTCAGGTTCTGTATAATGAACGAGCCGATGTACATATTATCAATACCATCCCAGGTTACCAGTTCGTGTCCAAATGCCAATAGCAAACGTACAATTTCCTGCTCCTGAACCAAATCTTTACTCCCCTGCGCTACAGGTTCAGGTGCTTCATAAGGCCCCGAACTTTCAAACAGGTTATCTGGTGGCCCATCCTCATATGGCTGGTAAGCATTCTGGTGTTGCTGAAAAGACTGCGTTTGCGGACTTGGAGAGCTTCCCGAAGATTTCTTGAACTTTGCTATCCTCATTTTACTGAGTTCCGATAACAAGGTTCGTTCTTCAACCTGCAATAGGCTGCTGCATTCCCTGATAAAAACGGCCGCCTTAATCTCATCAGGAATCTTGGCAATACTTTCAATAATATCCCTGATGATCCCAGCCCTTTTTATCGGATCGGTGCCAGCCTCTTTCAATAGGATGGTAGCCTTATACAGGATAAAATCCCGGCGGTTCTCTTCTATGTACTTTTTAAATTCACCCGATCCTACATGGTGCATATACGAATCCGGGTCATGACCGTCAGGAAAAAGAACAACCTTTACGTTTAATCCCTCTTCCAGAATCATGTCCAGTCCGCGCAACGAAGCCTTTATACCCGCAGCATCACCATCATAAAGAATAGTTACATTTTGTGTAAACCTCCCAATGAGTCTGATCTGCTCGGTTGTAAGCGAGGTACCTGATGAGGCCACCACATTTTCAATCCCTGCCTGATGTACAGCCAATACGTCGGCATATCCTTCAACCAGGTAACAGTTGTCTACATCCCTGATGGCCTTTTTGGCATGATACAATCCATAAAGCACGTTGGACTTATGGTAGATATCGCTTTCCGGAGAATTGACATATTTAGGAACGTTTTTATCCGTCTTCAGTGTACGGCCACCAAAGCCAATAACCCGGCCGGTAAAATTATGAATAGGGAACAAAACCCGGCCACGGAACCTGTCATACAATTTGCCCTTATCATTTCTGATGGCCAAACCTGTTTTCTCCAGGTATTCTTCTTTATGCCCTGCTCCTGTGGCACTCAAAATCAAAGCATCCCACGTATCAGGCGAATACCCAATCTGGA
Encoded proteins:
- a CDS encoding glutaminyl-peptide cyclotransferase translates to MPVIGLLFSLLFMISCKEKSTSPAFSFKLPEQGQAFGLGDEVKVALDVSEGAKITGATYLVDGKEVGKKDNAEGITIATSGLSLGYKLITAIVDNGVTKDTLTINIELKSAVRPALYGYQVVNTMPHDTSAYTQGLEYHGGRFLESTGQEQHSTLRWVDIKSGKVLQQIKLDDKYFGEGSSLVGDKVVMLTWRDRLGLVFDAKSFKQLSTFPYQASMEGWGLCFDGNQLIKSDGTNKIWFLNKDTYKEESSIVVYDNNGPVDALNELEYIDGKIYANVYTKNIIVVIDPKTGVIEKQIDFSGLLPADYFKDEDAKANNVLNGIAWDKAGKRLFVTGKKWPHMFEVKLQPKK
- a CDS encoding YraN family protein, yielding MAVHNDLGKRGEEIAAAYLENLGYRIMHTNWRCGRAEVDLIADQQGTIIFVEVKTRSSVEYGHPEDFVSYKKEKQLEFASSAYIEMTRHQGEIRFDIIAIVFENKHLYKINHIEDAFWPS
- the dnaG gene encoding DNA primase; the encoded protein is MINQDTINKIMDTARIEEVVGDFVSLKKRGSSLIGNCPFHNEKTPSFNVSVTKGIYKCFGCGKGGDSVHFIMDHEKYSYPEALKYLANKYNIEVEETVQSPQNIEAQNARESLYIVSEYAANYFSNELWTGNDGRAIGLSYFKERGFREDILKKFQIGYSPDTWDALILSATGAGHKEEYLEKTGLAIRNDKGKLYDRFRGRVLFPIHNFTGRVIGFGGRTLKTDKNVPKYVNSPESDIYHKSNVLYGLYHAKKAIRDVDNCYLVEGYADVLAVHQAGIENVVASSGTSLTTEQIRLIGRFTQNVTILYDGDAAGIKASLRGLDMILEEGLNVKVVLFPDGHDPDSYMHHVGSGEFKKYIEENRRDFILYKATILLKEAGTDPIKRAGIIRDIIESIAKIPDEIKAAVFIRECSSLLQVEERTLLSELSKMRIAKFKKSSGSSPSPQTQSFQQHQNAYQPYEDGPPDNLFESSGPYEAPEPVAQGSKDLVQEQEIVRLLLAFGHELVTWDGIDNMYIGSFIIQNLTDVVFEDKLCNSIIENYREEIENGHLPVASQFINSRDRQIAELAITLSTSPYILSENWENKHNIYVRDETVNLKATILGGLFHLKKTKIAGILTNISNEIKAEADPVNLEILMQRFVTMKAVEREISKHLGITILK